A genomic segment from Nicotiana tabacum cultivar K326 chromosome 7, ASM71507v2, whole genome shotgun sequence encodes:
- the LOC107824509 gene encoding nucleobase-ascorbate transporter 4-like isoform X1, with protein MTAGKGDELVPHPVKDQLPGVDYCVNSNPSWAEAVILGFQHYLVMLGTSVIIPTIIVPQMGGGNVEKAQVIQTLLFVAGLNTLLQSWFGTRLPVVIGGSFRFIIPAVFIALSNRYNTYLDPRERFKQSMRGMQGALMIASVLPILAGFFGVWRIVTRFLCPLSMAPLVLLLGIGLYQQGFPLLAECVEIGLPELILLILLSQFIPHMWKLKQPLFERFAVLLSVGIMWAFAAVLTVAGAYKNRPLQTQFSCRVDRSGLVSGASWIRFPYPWQWGTPNVDAGEVFLMLAAAFVSLVESTGGFIAAARYGSATYCPASVLSRGAGWLGLGMLLNGLWGTGSGATVSVENVGLLALTRVGSRRVIQISAAFMLFFSVLGKFGAILASIPLPIIGALYCVLFALMSAAGFDLLQFCNLNSYRTKFILGFSIYMGLSVPQYFNGYVITTGRGPVQSGSAAFDQIMQVLFTSPAAVAGIIAYFLDITLARRHPLTRKDSGRHWWAKFKYYGRDPRSEEFYSLPYGLSKYFPSV; from the exons ATGACAGCAGGGAAAGGAGATGAATTAGTGCCTCATCCGGTGAAAGATCAACTTCCCGGAGTAGACTACTGTGTTAACAGCAATCCTTCTTGGG CTGAGGCAGTTATACTGGGTTTTCAACACTATCTAGTCATGCTTGGAACTAGTGTCATCATTCCCACCATCATTGTCCCTCAAATGGGTGGTGGCAAT GTGGAGAAAGCTCAAGTGATACAAACTTTGCTATTTGTTGCTGGGTTGAATACTCTTTTGCAATCTTGGTTTGGTACCCGGCTTCCAGTGGTGATAGGTGGATCATTCAGATTCATAATCCCAGCCGTTTTTATTGCATTATCCAACAGATACAATACATACCTTGACCCTCGTGAG AGGTTTAAGCAATCGATGAGAGGAATGCAGGGGGCTCTGATGATTGCATCCGTTCTTCCCATATTAGCTGGCTTTTTTGGAGTTTGGAGAATTGTTACAAG GTTCCTGTGTCCGCTTTCCATGGCTCCATTGGTGTTGCTTCTTGGCATTGGGCTATATCAACAAGGTTTTCCGCTT CTGGCAGAATGTGTTGAAATTGGACTTCCAGAGTTAATTCTACTTATATTGTTGTCACAA TTTATTCCTCATATGTGGAAACTGAAGCAACCTTTATTTGAGCGATTCGCTGTCCTGTTATCAGTTGGAATAATGTGGGCATTTGCAGCCGTTCTCACTGTAGCGGGTGCATACAAGAACAGACCCCTGCAGACTCAGTTCAGTTGCCGAGTTGATCGCTCGGGGCTCGTTAGTGGAGCTTCATG GATAAGATTTCCTTACCCATGGCAATGGGGTACTCCCAATGTTGATGCTGGAGAAGTCTTTCTGATGTTGGCTGCAGCTTTTGTTTCTCTCGTTGAG TCTACTGGAGGATTTATTGCTGCTGCAAGATATGGAAGTGCAACATATTGCCCAGCTTCAGTTCTGAGCCGTGGTGCTGGATGGCTG GGATTAGGTATGTTGCTCAATGGTTTATGGGGAACCGGCAGTGGAGCTACCGTATCAGT TGAAAATGTAGGTCTTTTGGCATTGACACGAGTTGGAAGCAGAAGAGTAATTCAAATCTCTGCAGCATTTATGCTTTTCTTTTCTGTGTTAG GAAAATTTGGAGCCATTCTTGCTTCAATACCTCTACCGATCATTGGAGCTTTATATTGCGTCTTGTTTGCCCTCATGT CTGCTGCTGGTTTTGATTTACTACAGTTCTGCAACCTGAACAGCTACAGGACTAAGTTCATATTAGGTTTCTCAATCTATATGGGCCTTTCTGTGCCACAATACTTCAACGGTTATGTCATAACCACTGGTCGTGGTCCAGTTCAATCTGGCTCTGCCGCG TTTGACCAAATTATGCAAGTGCTCTTCACTTCCCCCGCTGCAGTGGCAGGAATCATAGCTTACTTCTTAGACATCACTCTCGCGCGCAGGCATCCCTTAACTAGGAAAGACAGTGGAAGGCACTGGTGGGCTAAGTTCAAGTACTATGGCCGAGATCCGAGGAGTGAAGAGTTCTACTCTCTCCCTTATGGTCTCTCCAAGTACTTTCCTTCGGTATGA
- the LOC107824509 gene encoding nucleobase-ascorbate transporter 4-like isoform X2, which produces MTAGKGDELVPHPVKDQLPGVDYCVNSNPSWAEAVILGFQHYLVMLGTSVIIPTIIVPQMGGGNVEKAQVIQTLLFVAGLNTLLQSWFGTRLPVVIGGSFRFIIPAVFIALSNRYNTYLDPRERFKQSMRGMQGALMIASVLPILAGFFGVWRIVTRFLCPLSMAPLVLLLGIGLYQQGFPLLAECVEIGLPELILLILLSQFIPHMWKLKQPLFERFAVLLSVGIMWAFAAVLTVAGAYKNRPLQTQFSCRVDRSGLVSGASWIRFPYPWQWGTPNVDAGEVFLMLAAAFVSLVESTGGFIAAARYGSATYCPASVLSRGAGWLGLGMLLNGLWGTGSGATVSVENVGLLALTRVGSRRVIQISAAFMLFFSVLGKFGAILASIPLPIIGALYCVLFALMSAAGFDLLQFCNLNSYRTKFILGFSIYMGLSVPQYFNGYVITTGRGPVQSGSAAVI; this is translated from the exons ATGACAGCAGGGAAAGGAGATGAATTAGTGCCTCATCCGGTGAAAGATCAACTTCCCGGAGTAGACTACTGTGTTAACAGCAATCCTTCTTGGG CTGAGGCAGTTATACTGGGTTTTCAACACTATCTAGTCATGCTTGGAACTAGTGTCATCATTCCCACCATCATTGTCCCTCAAATGGGTGGTGGCAAT GTGGAGAAAGCTCAAGTGATACAAACTTTGCTATTTGTTGCTGGGTTGAATACTCTTTTGCAATCTTGGTTTGGTACCCGGCTTCCAGTGGTGATAGGTGGATCATTCAGATTCATAATCCCAGCCGTTTTTATTGCATTATCCAACAGATACAATACATACCTTGACCCTCGTGAG AGGTTTAAGCAATCGATGAGAGGAATGCAGGGGGCTCTGATGATTGCATCCGTTCTTCCCATATTAGCTGGCTTTTTTGGAGTTTGGAGAATTGTTACAAG GTTCCTGTGTCCGCTTTCCATGGCTCCATTGGTGTTGCTTCTTGGCATTGGGCTATATCAACAAGGTTTTCCGCTT CTGGCAGAATGTGTTGAAATTGGACTTCCAGAGTTAATTCTACTTATATTGTTGTCACAA TTTATTCCTCATATGTGGAAACTGAAGCAACCTTTATTTGAGCGATTCGCTGTCCTGTTATCAGTTGGAATAATGTGGGCATTTGCAGCCGTTCTCACTGTAGCGGGTGCATACAAGAACAGACCCCTGCAGACTCAGTTCAGTTGCCGAGTTGATCGCTCGGGGCTCGTTAGTGGAGCTTCATG GATAAGATTTCCTTACCCATGGCAATGGGGTACTCCCAATGTTGATGCTGGAGAAGTCTTTCTGATGTTGGCTGCAGCTTTTGTTTCTCTCGTTGAG TCTACTGGAGGATTTATTGCTGCTGCAAGATATGGAAGTGCAACATATTGCCCAGCTTCAGTTCTGAGCCGTGGTGCTGGATGGCTG GGATTAGGTATGTTGCTCAATGGTTTATGGGGAACCGGCAGTGGAGCTACCGTATCAGT TGAAAATGTAGGTCTTTTGGCATTGACACGAGTTGGAAGCAGAAGAGTAATTCAAATCTCTGCAGCATTTATGCTTTTCTTTTCTGTGTTAG GAAAATTTGGAGCCATTCTTGCTTCAATACCTCTACCGATCATTGGAGCTTTATATTGCGTCTTGTTTGCCCTCATGT CTGCTGCTGGTTTTGATTTACTACAGTTCTGCAACCTGAACAGCTACAGGACTAAGTTCATATTAGGTTTCTCAATCTATATGGGCCTTTCTGTGCCACAATACTTCAACGGTTATGTCATAACCACTGGTCGTGGTCCAGTTCAATCTGGCTCTGCCGCGGTTA TTTGA